The Lysobacter gummosus genome includes a region encoding these proteins:
- a CDS encoding DUF3526 domain-containing protein, whose product MSAIALETTQIAAPARVGFATLLAWELRHVGRSRLLWTVIGLLAAAMLWGAYSGAALHRAQDAAIERSRASDAQWMRQIRERAQRYAEPAPTSVPYWQDPTDIAGFSRYFLRAHSYKPNLPLSPLAVGGSDLMPSRLPVKLETPFGVEPAYDFENPRGLGLGRFDLGFVLVYLLPIAVIVLIGLLSTFERDHGMLRLIAAQRVGPRAWLGARVAAIFAWVMPATLALLCLSLSVAGANLSAAIPELLASAALVVAYLSFWAALGFVVVSAWPGAAGAISLMSALWALLAIGLPLLGSALSQRVGDAPTPVAYVDATRRANDAIAAERDAIVGAMFRARADLAPAIDKVASIDYATRMSFLAPETERRLQPLQRRQEHARDLRETVSEWAGYLSPPLGMEQALSLLAGTDAPRQRRFEHQTRVHQLRLREWFYPRIQRQIATPTPRPIANSYGRMNFNEYADIPVYTGAELPPLARAAGVAPMAAWLLLLAAGLCALALHRLRRWPTEL is encoded by the coding sequence ATGAGCGCGATCGCATTGGAAACAACACAAATCGCCGCGCCCGCGCGCGTCGGCTTCGCCACCCTGCTGGCCTGGGAACTGCGCCACGTCGGCCGCAGCCGGCTGCTGTGGACGGTGATCGGCCTGCTGGCCGCGGCGATGCTGTGGGGCGCATACAGCGGCGCGGCGCTGCATCGCGCCCAGGACGCGGCGATCGAACGCAGCCGCGCCAGCGACGCGCAATGGATGCGGCAGATCCGCGAACGCGCGCAGCGCTACGCCGAGCCGGCGCCGACTTCGGTGCCGTACTGGCAAGACCCGACCGACATCGCCGGCTTCAGCCGCTATTTCCTGCGCGCGCACAGCTACAAGCCGAACCTGCCGCTGTCGCCGCTGGCGGTGGGCGGCAGCGATCTGATGCCGAGCCGTCTGCCGGTGAAACTGGAAACGCCGTTCGGCGTCGAGCCGGCTTACGATTTCGAGAATCCGCGCGGGCTCGGACTGGGCCGGTTCGATCTGGGTTTCGTGCTGGTGTATCTGCTGCCGATCGCGGTGATCGTGTTGATCGGCCTGCTGTCCACCTTCGAACGCGATCACGGCATGTTGCGCCTGATCGCCGCGCAGCGGGTCGGCCCGCGCGCGTGGCTGGGCGCGCGCGTGGCGGCGATCTTCGCCTGGGTGATGCCGGCGACACTGGCGCTGCTGTGTCTGTCTTTGTCGGTCGCCGGCGCGAATCTGTCCGCGGCGATCCCGGAACTGCTCGCGTCGGCGGCACTGGTGGTGGCCTACCTGTCGTTCTGGGCCGCGCTGGGCTTCGTCGTGGTGTCCGCGTGGCCCGGCGCCGCCGGCGCGATCAGCCTGATGAGCGCGTTGTGGGCCTTGCTCGCGATCGGCCTGCCCTTGCTCGGCAGCGCGCTGTCGCAGCGTGTCGGCGATGCGCCCACGCCGGTGGCCTATGTCGATGCGACGCGACGCGCCAACGACGCCATCGCCGCCGAGCGCGACGCGATCGTCGGCGCGATGTTCCGCGCCCGCGCCGATCTGGCGCCGGCCATCGACAAGGTCGCCAGCATCGACTACGCCACCCGCATGAGTTTCCTCGCGCCGGAAACCGAGCGCCGCCTGCAACCCTTGCAGCGTCGCCAGGAGCACGCGCGCGATCTGCGCGAAACGGTATCGGAATGGGCCGGCTATCTGTCGCCGCCGCTGGGCATGGAGCAGGCGCTGTCGCTGCTGGCCGGCACCGACGCGCCGCGCCAGCGCCGATTCGAGCATCAGACGCGGGTGCATCAGCTGCGTTTACGCGAATGGTTCTATCCGCGCATCCAGCGGCAGATCGCCACGCCCACGCCGCGGCCGATCGCCAACAGCTACGGCCGGATGAACTTCAACGAGTATGCGGACATCCCCGTGTACACCGGCGCCGAGTTGCCGCCGTTGGCGCGCGCGGCCGGCGTCGCGCCGATGGCGGCATGGTTGCTGTTGTTGGCCGCAGGCTTGTGCGCGCTCGCTCTGCATCGCCTGCGCCGCTGGCCGACGGAGCTTTGA
- a CDS encoding TonB-dependent receptor domain-containing protein: protein MTRARLAWTLGCGLAAFAAAANAQRAGDNAVTAAEDAFGATLGNETIGLYSSKQVRGFSPVDAGNVRMDGIYFDRQGTVPPALVEGSTIRVGLSALNYPFPAPTGIVDYRLKKAGDERVLSLLGAINAYGAPALEFDAKLPIVDGRFGIAANIALAREEYYDGADARYVRAGFVPRWRPTDNIEILPFWSISRGRDEEVAPTIITAGPYRPPRIQRRRHFGQSWSDNEYDSRNYGVLGKARLGGDWALAGGVFRSINNQPSGFAELFTDTRADGMTREKVIADPRQRYASTSGELRLSRSFREGPRLHVLQVAVRGRGLDSEYGGSAAAIDYGWRPLGEPRPVSPPPSFEFGPRTRDHVEQWTGGLAYEGRWRDVGELSLGIQRSRYRKHVDQPGLARTRSRDDPWLPNATASVYLSKTLALYAGHTRGLEETGIAPDDAANRNQALPAIRTRQTDAGVRWSLSQDLKLVAGAFDVRKPYFTTDERNVYGAIGEVRHRGVELSLSGKPAEHWSLVAGAVLMHPRVSGEAVRLGRVGDRPIGQTERVLRSDVEYRPPLLPGWSFDVSMSHYGERVASRDGLNRVPAYTLVDVGARYRFKLGAAPATLRLLVANAGDTFTWNIYGNNSFGLIDGRRYVAQLAVDFDG, encoded by the coding sequence ATGACACGCGCACGCCTCGCATGGACCCTGGGCTGCGGCCTGGCCGCTTTCGCCGCTGCCGCCAATGCGCAGCGCGCCGGCGACAACGCGGTGACCGCGGCCGAGGACGCGTTCGGCGCGACCCTGGGCAATGAAACCATCGGCCTGTACAGCAGCAAGCAGGTGCGCGGCTTCTCGCCGGTGGATGCCGGCAACGTGCGCATGGACGGCATCTATTTCGACCGCCAGGGCACGGTGCCGCCGGCGCTGGTCGAAGGCTCGACCATCCGCGTCGGTTTGTCGGCGCTGAACTATCCGTTCCCGGCGCCGACCGGCATCGTCGATTACCGCCTGAAGAAAGCCGGCGACGAACGCGTGCTCAGCCTGCTCGGCGCGATCAACGCCTACGGCGCGCCGGCGCTGGAATTCGACGCCAAGCTGCCGATCGTCGACGGCCGCTTCGGCATCGCCGCCAACATCGCTCTGGCGCGCGAGGAGTACTACGACGGCGCCGACGCGCGCTATGTACGCGCCGGCTTCGTGCCGCGCTGGCGGCCGACGGACAACATCGAGATCCTGCCGTTCTGGAGCATCTCGCGCGGCCGCGACGAAGAGGTCGCGCCGACCATCATCACCGCCGGGCCGTACCGGCCGCCGCGGATCCAGCGCCGCCGCCATTTCGGCCAATCGTGGTCGGACAACGAATACGACAGCCGCAACTACGGCGTGCTCGGCAAGGCCCGGCTGGGTGGCGACTGGGCGCTGGCCGGCGGCGTGTTCCGCTCGATCAACAACCAGCCCAGCGGCTTCGCCGAGCTGTTTACCGACACCCGCGCGGACGGCATGACGCGCGAGAAAGTCATCGCCGACCCGCGCCAGCGCTATGCCTCTACCAGCGGCGAGTTGCGCCTGAGCCGCAGCTTCCGCGAAGGTCCGCGCCTGCACGTGCTGCAAGTGGCCGTGCGCGGGCGCGGGCTGGACAGCGAGTACGGCGGTTCGGCGGCGGCGATCGACTACGGCTGGCGGCCTCTGGGCGAACCGCGGCCGGTGTCGCCGCCGCCGTCGTTCGAGTTCGGCCCGCGTACACGCGATCACGTCGAGCAATGGACCGGCGGGCTGGCGTATGAAGGGCGCTGGCGCGATGTCGGCGAGCTGAGCCTGGGCATCCAGCGCAGCCGTTATCGCAAGCACGTGGATCAGCCCGGCTTGGCGCGCACCCGCAGTCGCGACGATCCGTGGCTGCCCAACGCCACCGCCTCGGTGTATCTGAGCAAGACGTTGGCGCTGTACGCCGGCCACACGCGCGGACTGGAGGAAACCGGGATCGCGCCGGACGATGCCGCCAACCGCAATCAGGCGCTGCCGGCGATCCGCACCCGCCAGACCGATGCCGGCGTGCGCTGGTCGCTGAGCCAGGACCTGAAACTGGTCGCCGGCGCCTTCGACGTGCGCAAGCCGTACTTCACCACCGACGAGCGCAACGTCTACGGCGCGATCGGCGAAGTGCGCCATCGCGGCGTCGAGCTGAGCCTGAGCGGCAAGCCGGCCGAGCATTGGAGCCTGGTGGCCGGCGCGGTGCTGATGCATCCGCGCGTCAGCGGCGAAGCGGTGCGGCTGGGCCGCGTCGGCGATCGTCCGATCGGCCAGACCGAGCGAGTGCTTCGCAGCGATGTCGAATACCGGCCGCCGCTGCTGCCGGGCTGGTCGTTCGATGTGTCGATGAGCCATTACGGCGAACGCGTCGCCTCGCGCGACGGCTTAAACCGCGTTCCGGCCTACACGCTGGTGGATGTCGGTGCGCGCTATCGCTTCAAGCTCGGCGCCGCGCCGGCGACCTTGCGTCTGTTGGTGGCGAATGCCGGCGACACGTTTACCTGGAACATCTACGGCAACAACAGTTTCGGCCTGATCGACGGGCGGCGCTATGTGGCGCAGCTCGCGGTGGATTTCGACGGCTGA
- a CDS encoding pyridoxal-phosphate dependent enzyme: protein MALATNPVHAHIADAIKAPDLVRLGENLFVARFETMKVYSTLVAVERLLASGRIRAGATLMDSSSGIYAYALALACHKFGLRCHIVGSKTVDKTLMVQLRILGATIEQVEPQATLKMDQSLRVARIRELLAADPDLHWMQQYHDDIHYHGYQPVADQIRDAVGAGPLSVVGGVGSGCSTGGLACALREDDASLQLIGVQPFGSMTFGCEHIEDPGIIIAGIGSSIPFRNVRHDLYDQVHWVSFDYGLSGSVALLREHAVFAGLSTGCCYLVAQREARLHPERKVVFLAADTGHRYVEGVFAHYEQALDPRALHPTPIASLDELALPWSAMAWNRAVFDPTADSADTRAPLGAAVAAH, encoded by the coding sequence ATGGCGCTCGCGACGAATCCAGTGCATGCGCATATCGCCGACGCGATCAAGGCGCCCGATCTGGTGCGCCTGGGCGAGAACCTGTTCGTCGCCCGTTTCGAAACCATGAAGGTGTACTCGACCCTGGTCGCGGTCGAGCGCCTGCTGGCCAGCGGCCGTATCCGCGCCGGCGCGACATTGATGGACAGCTCCAGCGGCATCTACGCCTACGCGCTGGCGCTGGCCTGCCACAAGTTCGGGCTGCGCTGCCACATCGTCGGCTCCAAGACGGTGGACAAGACCTTGATGGTGCAGCTGCGGATTCTCGGCGCGACCATCGAGCAGGTCGAGCCGCAGGCGACCTTGAAGATGGATCAGAGCCTGCGCGTGGCGCGCATCCGCGAACTGCTCGCGGCCGATCCGGACCTGCACTGGATGCAGCAGTATCACGACGATATCCACTACCACGGCTACCAGCCGGTCGCCGACCAGATCCGCGACGCGGTCGGCGCCGGGCCGTTGAGCGTGGTCGGCGGCGTCGGCTCGGGATGTTCCACCGGCGGGCTGGCCTGCGCCTTGCGCGAAGACGATGCGTCGCTGCAACTGATCGGCGTGCAGCCCTTCGGCAGCATGACCTTCGGCTGCGAACACATCGAAGACCCCGGCATCATCATCGCCGGTATCGGCAGCTCGATTCCGTTCCGCAACGTGCGCCACGATCTGTACGACCAGGTGCACTGGGTCAGCTTCGACTACGGCCTGTCCGGCTCGGTGGCGCTGCTGCGCGAGCACGCGGTGTTCGCCGGCCTGTCCACCGGCTGCTGCTATCTGGTCGCGCAACGCGAAGCGCGCCTGCATCCCGAGCGCAAGGTGGTCTTCCTCGCCGCCGACACCGGCCATCGCTACGTCGAAGGCGTGTTCGCCCATTACGAGCAGGCGCTGGACCCGCGCGCGCTGCATCCCACGCCGATCGCGTCGCTCGACGAACTGGCCTTGCCGTGGTCGGCGATGGCCTGGAATCGCGCCGTCTTCGATCCCACTGCCGACTCCGCCGATACGCGCGCGCCGCTTGGCGCGGCGGTCGCGGCGCACTGA
- a CDS encoding ATP-grasp domain-containing protein, with translation MAHLLMIESWVGGTGRIFPPAIARLGHRYTFVTRNRGHYQDPRSREIHPVIEHADHVLSFDTNDVPALIEFLRAQHAVLKFDGVVTICDYYIGTVAEVAQALDLPQAFSANVVMERRKDQVREAIGRAGLPNPKFAVTSGWDDTRAQAARIGYPLIAKPTDLASSAFVRLVHDEEELCAAFDALEQFPRNFREQERVPLLLLEEYMRGEEVSVEACTYRGRTTIIGITDKSLTGFPYFIEDGHMFPAKLDGDIAAQIEALVRGALDAVGHDHGISHTEVKLTVDGPRIVEINPRPGGNYIAELIQRVTGIDLLDAQIELALGREPDLRRRDTGVASAAIKFLVPPRAGHVVAMEGAQTLDADLNIERWSMAAVAGTDVAAPIDNACYIGHVIASDGEGQQARDYAERALARVTLTYAEAPAISSAA, from the coding sequence ATGGCGCATCTGTTGATGATCGAAAGCTGGGTCGGCGGCACCGGCCGCATCTTCCCGCCCGCGATCGCCCGGCTCGGGCACCGCTACACCTTCGTCACCCGCAATCGCGGCCATTACCAGGACCCGCGATCGCGCGAGATCCATCCGGTGATCGAACACGCCGATCACGTGCTGAGCTTCGACACCAACGATGTTCCGGCGTTGATCGAGTTCCTGCGCGCGCAGCATGCGGTGCTGAAGTTCGACGGCGTGGTGACGATCTGCGATTACTACATCGGCACCGTCGCCGAGGTCGCGCAGGCCCTGGATCTGCCGCAGGCGTTCTCGGCCAACGTGGTGATGGAGCGGCGCAAGGATCAGGTGCGCGAGGCGATCGGACGCGCCGGCCTGCCCAATCCGAAGTTCGCCGTGACCTCCGGCTGGGACGACACCCGCGCGCAGGCGGCGCGGATCGGTTATCCGTTGATCGCCAAGCCCACCGATCTGGCGTCCAGCGCCTTCGTGCGGCTGGTGCACGACGAAGAAGAACTGTGCGCCGCCTTCGACGCGCTGGAGCAATTCCCGCGCAACTTCCGCGAGCAGGAGCGGGTGCCGCTGCTGTTGCTGGAGGAGTACATGCGCGGCGAAGAGGTCAGCGTCGAGGCCTGCACCTATCGCGGCCGGACCACGATCATCGGCATCACCGACAAGAGCCTGACCGGGTTTCCGTACTTCATCGAAGACGGGCATATGTTCCCGGCCAAACTCGACGGCGACATCGCCGCGCAGATCGAAGCGCTGGTGCGCGGCGCCCTGGACGCGGTCGGCCACGATCACGGCATCAGCCACACCGAGGTCAAGTTGACCGTCGACGGCCCGCGCATCGTCGAAATCAATCCGCGCCCGGGCGGCAACTACATCGCCGAACTGATCCAGCGGGTGACCGGCATCGATCTGCTCGACGCGCAGATCGAACTGGCCCTGGGCCGCGAACCGGACCTGCGCCGCCGCGACACCGGCGTCGCCAGCGCGGCGATCAAATTCCTGGTGCCGCCGCGCGCCGGCCATGTCGTGGCGATGGAAGGCGCGCAGACCCTGGACGCCGATCTGAACATCGAACGCTGGAGCATGGCCGCGGTCGCCGGCACCGACGTCGCCGCGCCGATCGACAACGCCTGCTACATCGGCCACGTGATCGCCAGCGATGGCGAAGGCCAGCAAGCGCGCGACTACGCCGAGCGCGCACTGGCGCGAGTGACCCTGACCTACGCCGAAGCTCCCGCCATCTCCAGCGCCGCCTAA
- a CDS encoding Rossmann-like domain-containing protein: MPSTPLTSVADLTAAVLRGDYGPDPESLHAVGAFWVRQSTQFPGTDTKYRNYYLVLRVESGFGGCCVERDQLDSVIAEELSGSSVAQLLRDERTPVRIAALDAYLSLTRPHREAEQAQVFMLPHGTPLQRAKARDQAIAGLLDIAPGMRVGLIGVVNPLVDAIRARGGICLPCDFNMQRTADGTEVARDMAPVLAQADLVIATGMTLSNGSFDEILAAVRLRDIPLIVYAQTGSAIVPQFLGHGVAAVSAEPFPFSQFSADPTPIHLYRDAGADARAAA; the protein is encoded by the coding sequence ATGCCCTCCACCCCCCTGACCAGCGTCGCCGACCTCACCGCCGCCGTCCTCCGCGGCGACTACGGCCCCGATCCCGAGAGCCTGCACGCCGTCGGCGCCTTCTGGGTCCGGCAAAGCACCCAGTTCCCCGGCACCGACACCAAGTACCGCAATTACTACCTGGTGCTGCGGGTGGAGTCGGGCTTCGGCGGCTGCTGCGTGGAGCGCGACCAACTCGACTCGGTGATCGCGGAAGAACTCTCCGGCAGCAGCGTCGCCCAGCTGCTGCGCGACGAACGCACGCCGGTGCGCATCGCCGCGCTCGACGCCTACCTGTCGCTGACCCGCCCGCACCGCGAAGCCGAGCAGGCGCAGGTGTTCATGCTCCCGCACGGCACCCCGCTGCAGCGCGCGAAGGCACGCGATCAGGCCATCGCCGGCTTGCTGGACATCGCTCCGGGCATGCGCGTGGGCCTGATCGGCGTGGTCAATCCGCTGGTGGATGCCATCCGCGCGCGCGGCGGCATCTGCCTGCCCTGCGACTTCAACATGCAGCGCACGGCCGACGGCACCGAGGTCGCGCGAGACATGGCGCCGGTGTTGGCCCAGGCCGATCTGGTCATCGCCACCGGCATGACCCTGAGCAACGGCTCGTTCGACGAAATCCTCGCCGCGGTGCGCCTGCGCGACATTCCGCTGATCGTCTACGCGCAGACCGGCAGCGCGATCGTGCCGCAGTTCCTGGGCCACGGCGTGGCCGCGGTGTCGGCCGAACCGTTTCCGTTCTCGCAGTTCAGCGCCGACCCGACGCCGATCCATCTGTATCGCGATGCCGGCGCCGATGCGCGCGCGGCGGCCTGA
- a CDS encoding MFS transporter produces the protein MSIEQANTSTHLSEAARRRGLNGLLVYTFFMVTGFAMLMPLVAVHYVNDVGLAAAAVGLALAVRQLTQQGLALLGGVLSDRYGARRMICLGVLLRAAGFASLAFAADLPLLLAAMVLSALGGAMFEAPYQASIAALTDERSRPRYYAISNWVSGVATTLGPLLGVALLHFDFRIVCLTAAACFALNFLIALRLLPQVEMPPQPPPLRHGLDLVRGNRPFIRLVALMMLYWFVAVQINISFPLLAQRLTGSVDSVGAMFALSAGLTVALQYGLVRWLEKRLSSAQVLVLGVTVMSLAAGAIGFVADFAGFLVCVAGFSIGALMTRPTQQTLIAGLADPRALGTFLGVSSLSLAVGGGIGNVAGGWLIDLSAARQWPWLPWSVFCLVGLLSAAGLHWTTRVRGRIEAAAAHS, from the coding sequence ATGTCGATCGAGCAGGCGAACACAAGCACGCACCTGAGCGAGGCCGCGCGCCGGCGCGGGCTCAACGGCTTGCTGGTCTACACCTTCTTCATGGTGACCGGCTTCGCCATGCTGATGCCGCTGGTCGCGGTGCATTACGTCAACGATGTCGGCCTGGCCGCGGCCGCGGTCGGCCTGGCGCTGGCGGTGCGGCAGTTGACCCAGCAAGGTCTGGCCTTGCTCGGCGGCGTGCTTTCGGATCGCTATGGCGCGCGGCGGATGATCTGCCTGGGCGTGCTGCTGCGCGCGGCCGGTTTCGCCAGCCTCGCCTTCGCTGCCGATCTGCCTTTGCTGCTGGCGGCGATGGTGTTGTCGGCGCTGGGCGGGGCGATGTTCGAAGCGCCGTATCAGGCCTCGATCGCCGCGCTCACCGACGAACGCAGCCGGCCGCGTTACTACGCGATCAGCAACTGGGTCAGCGGCGTGGCCACGACCCTGGGCCCGCTGCTCGGCGTGGCCCTGCTGCATTTCGATTTCCGCATCGTGTGCCTGACCGCGGCGGCGTGCTTCGCGCTGAACTTCCTGATCGCGCTGCGCCTGCTGCCGCAGGTCGAGATGCCGCCGCAACCGCCGCCGCTGCGCCACGGCCTGGACCTGGTGCGCGGCAATCGGCCGTTTATCCGTCTGGTCGCGTTGATGATGCTGTACTGGTTCGTCGCCGTGCAGATCAACATCAGTTTCCCGCTGTTGGCGCAGCGCCTGACCGGCAGCGTCGATAGCGTCGGCGCGATGTTCGCGCTCAGCGCCGGCCTCACGGTGGCCTTGCAGTACGGTCTGGTGCGCTGGCTGGAAAAACGCCTGAGCAGCGCGCAGGTGCTGGTGCTGGGCGTGACGGTGATGTCGCTGGCCGCGGGCGCGATCGGTTTCGTCGCGGATTTCGCCGGCTTCCTGGTCTGCGTCGCGGGTTTCTCGATCGGCGCGCTGATGACCCGACCGACGCAACAGACCTTGATCGCCGGTCTCGCCGATCCGCGCGCGCTCGGCACTTTTCTCGGCGTGAGCTCGTTAAGCCTCGCCGTCGGCGGCGGCATCGGCAACGTCGCCGGCGGCTGGTTGATCGATCTGTCGGCGGCGCGGCAATGGCCGTGGCTGCCGTGGTCGGTGTTCTGCCTCGTCGGCCTGCTCAGCGCCGCCGGCCTGCACTGGACGACCCGCGTGCGCGGGCGCATCGAGGCCGCCGCCGCGCACTCCTGA
- a CDS encoding LysR family transcriptional regulator, giving the protein MKAFADLTVFVRAADAGSLSAAARALDISPAAASATIKRLEAELHTQLFVRSTRSLRLTLEGERFLAHAREALRAIDDAEQALHGDQAQLRGQLQLSMPSDLGRSLILPWLDRFIAEHPHVQLRANLSDYFADVYRQPVDVALRYGPPPDSSLIALPLRPDNRRVLCASPQYLARHGAPEHPDRLVEHNCLRQMIRGEIHERWRLRRGEDDRTIRVQGDRVADDGHAVKQWALAGHGIAYKSWIDVSQEVLSGRLQVLCRDWRGEDAPLNLVCPDRRLLSPPVQRLREFLKQCCDELPAIPQ; this is encoded by the coding sequence ATGAAGGCCTTCGCCGACCTCACCGTGTTCGTGCGCGCGGCCGACGCCGGCAGCCTGTCGGCCGCGGCGAGGGCGCTGGACATCAGTCCGGCCGCGGCCAGCGCCACGATCAAGCGGCTGGAGGCGGAACTGCACACGCAGTTGTTCGTGCGCTCCACCCGCAGCCTGCGCCTGACCCTGGAGGGCGAACGATTCCTGGCCCATGCGCGCGAGGCGCTGCGCGCCATCGACGACGCCGAACAGGCGCTGCACGGCGATCAGGCGCAGCTGCGCGGCCAACTGCAGTTGTCGATGCCGTCCGACCTGGGCCGCAGCCTGATTCTGCCGTGGCTGGACCGCTTCATCGCCGAACACCCGCATGTGCAGTTGCGCGCGAACCTGTCGGACTATTTCGCCGACGTCTACCGGCAGCCGGTGGATGTCGCGCTGCGCTACGGGCCGCCGCCGGATTCCAGCCTGATCGCGCTGCCGCTGCGCCCGGACAACCGCCGCGTGCTGTGCGCCTCGCCGCAGTACCTCGCGCGCCACGGCGCGCCGGAGCATCCGGATCGGCTGGTCGAACACAATTGCCTGCGGCAGATGATCCGCGGCGAAATCCACGAGCGCTGGCGCCTGCGCCGCGGCGAGGACGATCGCACCATCCGCGTGCAGGGCGACCGCGTCGCCGACGACGGCCACGCGGTCAAGCAATGGGCGCTGGCCGGGCATGGCATCGCGTACAAGTCCTGGATCGACGTTTCGCAGGAAGTGCTCAGCGGCCGGTTGCAGGTGCTGTGCCGCGACTGGCGCGGCGAAGACGCGCCCTTGAACCTGGTCTGCCCCGACCGCCGCCTGCTGAGCCCGCCTGTGCAACGCCTGCGCGAGTTCCTCAAGCAGTGCTGCGATGAGTTGCCGGCGATTCCGCAGTAG
- a CDS encoding L-dopachrome tautomerase-related protein, with the protein MKTPTVLSLAAALSWACATFSAHAADSSILAGTQPNLEVVAASDMRPGNVAVSAKGRVFATFHALGNPKIQLGEVKDGRIVPYPNLALQKNGAAPTDATFDAMLGLSVDRRDRLWVIDMGLNLGKTRLWAFDLRKNAVIEKIELPIDVAPKGSFLQDFVIDEKRGWAYLADIANPGIVALNLKTGKARRFGAHASLQAQDIDMVIDGRVVQFNGKPARVAIDPITLSADRDTLYFGAMNGTTWYQLPTRLLREGADDAAIGAAIKPAGKKPISDGALTDAAGAHYFTDVQAHAIVRIDRDGSEHSLIRDPRLQWPDNISFGPRGWIYVSANQLDTTPSFTGGADKGKPPYYLYRFMPR; encoded by the coding sequence ATGAAAACTCCGACTGTGTTGTCGCTCGCCGCCGCGCTGTCGTGGGCGTGCGCAACGTTCTCCGCGCATGCCGCCGATTCTTCCATCCTTGCCGGCACGCAACCGAATCTGGAAGTGGTCGCCGCCTCCGACATGCGTCCGGGCAATGTCGCCGTCTCGGCCAAGGGGCGCGTGTTCGCCACCTTCCACGCACTGGGCAATCCGAAGATCCAGCTCGGCGAGGTCAAGGACGGCCGCATCGTGCCGTATCCGAATCTGGCCTTGCAGAAGAACGGCGCTGCGCCCACGGATGCGACCTTCGACGCCATGCTCGGCCTGAGCGTGGACCGGCGCGACCGGCTGTGGGTGATCGACATGGGCCTCAACCTCGGCAAGACCCGCTTGTGGGCCTTCGATCTGCGCAAGAACGCGGTGATCGAGAAGATCGAGTTGCCCATCGATGTCGCGCCCAAGGGCAGCTTCTTGCAGGACTTCGTCATCGACGAAAAGCGCGGCTGGGCCTATCTGGCCGACATCGCCAATCCGGGCATCGTCGCGCTGAACCTGAAGACCGGAAAAGCGCGCCGCTTCGGCGCCCATGCCTCGCTGCAGGCGCAGGACATCGACATGGTGATCGACGGCCGCGTGGTCCAGTTCAACGGCAAGCCGGCGCGCGTGGCGATCGATCCGATCACCTTGTCGGCCGATCGCGACACCCTGTACTTCGGCGCGATGAACGGCACCACCTGGTACCAGCTGCCGACGCGGCTGCTGCGCGAGGGCGCCGACGACGCCGCCATCGGCGCGGCGATCAAGCCCGCCGGCAAGAAGCCGATCAGCGACGGCGCCCTGACCGACGCGGCCGGCGCGCATTACTTCACCGACGTGCAGGCGCATGCGATCGTCCGCATCGACCGCGACGGATCCGAGCATTCGCTGATTCGTGACCCGCGCCTGCAATGGCCGGACAACATCAGCTTCGGCCCGCGCGGCTGGATCTATGTCTCGGCCAACCAGCTCGACACCACGCCGAGCTTTACCGGCGGTGCGGACAAGGGCAAGCCGCCGTATTACCTGTATCGGTTCATGCCTCGTTGA
- a CDS encoding tRNA (cytidine(34)-2'-O)-methyltransferase yields the protein MFNVILYQPEIPPNTGNVIRLCANTGASLHLIAPLGFTLEDKQLKRAGLDYHEYASLRVHDSLDAALAAIGEAQGAAPRLFALSTRSRTRFDTPHYAAGDAFVFGPETRGLPQEVLESIPPEQRLRLPMRPDNRSLNLSNTVAVVVFEAWRQFGFAGGE from the coding sequence ATGTTCAACGTCATCCTCTACCAGCCCGAGATTCCGCCCAACACCGGCAACGTGATCCGCCTGTGCGCGAACACCGGCGCCAGCCTGCACCTGATCGCGCCGCTGGGTTTCACCCTGGAAGACAAACAGCTCAAGCGCGCCGGCCTGGACTATCACGAGTACGCCAGCCTGCGCGTGCACGACAGCCTGGACGCGGCGCTGGCCGCGATCGGCGAAGCGCAAGGCGCCGCGCCGCGCCTGTTCGCCCTGAGCACGCGCAGCCGCACCCGCTTCGACACCCCGCATTACGCCGCCGGCGACGCGTTCGTGTTCGGCCCGGAAACCCGCGGCCTGCCGCAGGAGGTGCTGGAGTCGATCCCGCCCGAACAACGCCTGCGCCTGCCGATGCGCCCGGACAATCGCAGCCTGAATCTGTCCAACACCGTCGCGGTGGTGGTGTTCGAAGCGTGGCGGCAGTTCGGGTTTGCGGGTGGGGAATGA